The Neoasaia chiangmaiensis sequence CCGCCGCACGCTCGAACTGCAGCGATTCTGCGGCCTGCTCCATCTGCACGACCAGTTCGCGCTGCAACTCCGTGTTCTTGCCCGACAGGAATTGCCTGGCCTGTTCGACCAGCCCGGCATAGTCCTCCTGCGAGATACGGTCCACACAGGGGGCGGAGCACCGGCGGATCTGATACAGCAGGCAGGGCCGCGTGCGGCTGTTGAAGACGGAGTCGCTACACGAACGCAGCAGAAAACTCCGCTGAATGAGATTGAGCGTCTGGTTGACCGACCACGCCGACGCGAACGGCCCCCAATAGGTCGCACCCTTCACGGGCTTGCCCCGCTGTTTGGTGATCTGCGCGAACGGGTGGTTCTCCGTCAGCATCAGCCAGGGATAGGACTTGTCGTCGCGCAGCAGGATGTTGAAGCGCGGCTTCATCCGCTTGATGTAATTGGCCTCGAGCAACAGCGCATCCGCTTCCGTATGCGTCGTGACCACTTCCATCGTCACGGTCGAGGCGATCATGAGCCGCAGGCGTTCCGGCAACTGCTGCGGCCGGGTATAGGATGTCACGCGCTTCTTCAGGCTGCGCGCCTTGCCGACGTAAAGCACTTCTCCCTTGGCGCCCAACATGCGATAGACGCCCGGCGATAACGGAATCGTCTTCAACGCTTCCTTGATCGCATCGACCCCGCGCAGGCCATTCGCGGACGCCCCGGCGGGCGTCGCTTCCTGAAAGGCCCTGTCCTGCACGTCGGCAGGCTGATGCAGCAAATCACTCATGACATCATCCAACTTGTCGCCAGCATCACCACCGGACTTCATCCACCAAACTTGTGGATAACTCTGTGGGAGAAGAGATGACAGATTGATGACGGGCGCGGTTTCATCGCACCCGCCTCAATTTGCCTAATTTTTGGGCAGGAAAATTCAACCCGTTGAAAATCCAGCAAATTAGTAAAAATCTGACGCGCGGACCGGACCTTCGTCTCGCAAAACCCTGGAAATAAAGAGAGTCAATCCCGGCAGCGTTCCTGGCGTGGACAAATTTTGTCTGTGACTCCGCTGCACGGTCCCGTTTTGTTCGAGCGGCGCCTGTTTACCCACGACGCGCCGATTCTGCCAGTTCCATCAGGCGCAGGAAGTTCCCCCCCCAGATCGCGACGATTTCTTCCGGGGTGAAGCCTTGCCGCACCAAGGCAGCCGTGACATTGGCGCCCTGAGCGGCATCGGACCATCCCTCGATTCCGCCACCACCATCGAAATCCGATGACACGCCCACATGCGCCACGCCGATACGCCGGGCGATATATGCGACATGATGCGCCAGATCGTCGACCGTCGCGCGACCCAGCGCCGGTGCCTTGAGAAACGACGACATGGCCGTGACCTGCACCAGCCCACCGCTTTCGGCCAGACGATCCAGTTGCCGATCGTCCAGATTACGCGGATGATCGCACAGCGCCCGTGCGCAGGAATGTGTCGCCACCACCGGCGTGCGGGAACATTCGACCGCCTGGAGCATCGAATCCCGCGAGACATGCGAGATGTCCACCAGCATGCCGCAATCATTCATCGCGCTGATCGCCTCACGCCCCAATGCAGACAGACCGCCATGCAACGCGACCGGATCGTCCAGATCGGCGCGCGGAATGGCGGCATCGGCCAATACATTGTGCCCATTATGCGTCAGCGTCATGTAACGGGCCCCAAGCGCATAGAGCTGCCGGACACGCCCCGGATCATCCCCGATCGCATATCCGTTCTCGACGGCCGGTACGATGGCAACAGCTCCCGCCGCGACCGCCGACCGAACCGATTCCGCCGTGCCACACAACCGAACCTGATCGTCGCCGACCGCATCCGGCAACCCGCCAATGACCCGCAACATCTGTTCGACGCGCACCCACGCCTGATCGTGCCCAAGGGCGTTGCGGCGGCCCTGCGGGATGTAGGCCGCAAGACAGACAGCCTTCAGGCCACCTTTGCGCAGCTTCGGCAGATCGACCTGCCGTGTCACGGTGTCGTCGCCAAAGTCACCCCTGTCCGGCCAGGGAATGTCGATATGCGTATCGAGAGTCAGCAATGCATCGTGCTGTCGGGTATCGTCGTTCATCGCCGTCACAAATGGGGCCGTTCGCGAAATTCGACAAGACACACCCTTGCCATTCGTGCGCTTCTCATCGATTCCATCAGTCCATGCGCCTGCTCACATGGAACATCAACTCATTGCGGCTTCGGCTGCCCCTGCTCGAACGCCTGGTGGCCGAACGACAACCGGATGTCGTCTGCCTGCAGGAGACAAAAGTCCCCGATCCTCTCTTTCCCCTCGATGGGGTCAAGGCGCTGGGCTTTCCACATGTCCATTACGCCGGAATGAAAGGCTACAATGGCGTCGCGATTCTCTCACGCCTGCCCTTCACGCCCCTGACCGAACTGCCGGTCTGGTGCGCCCGCAACGACTGTCGTCATATCGGCGCACGCTTCGAGACGCCGGACGGCCCCGTCCTTCTGCATGACTTTTACGTGCCGGCAGGCGGCGACATTCCCGATCCGGCGGAAAACGATAAATTCGCCCATAAGCTGGATTTCGTGGATGAAGTCACACGGTGGTTCGCCACGACCCCACCCAGGCGCAGCATCGTCGTCGGCGATCTCAATATCGCACCGCTCGAACACGATGTCTGGAGCCACAAGCAGCTTCTGAAGATCGTCAGCCACACGCCACCGGAGACGACCCGTCTTCAGGCCT is a genomic window containing:
- the xth gene encoding exodeoxyribonuclease III gives rise to the protein MRLLTWNINSLRLRLPLLERLVAERQPDVVCLQETKVPDPLFPLDGVKALGFPHVHYAGMKGYNGVAILSRLPFTPLTELPVWCARNDCRHIGARFETPDGPVLLHDFYVPAGGDIPDPAENDKFAHKLDFVDEVTRWFATTPPRRSIVVGDLNIAPLEHDVWSHKQLLKIVSHTPPETTRLQAWMDTGFVDAMRHVVPPSEKLYTWWSYRNRDWLASDRGRRLDHVWLTPDLIDRLNGMTVLKDVRGWESPSDHVPVVIELAI
- a CDS encoding dipeptidase; its protein translation is MNDDTRQHDALLTLDTHIDIPWPDRGDFGDDTVTRQVDLPKLRKGGLKAVCLAAYIPQGRRNALGHDQAWVRVEQMLRVIGGLPDAVGDDQVRLCGTAESVRSAVAAGAVAIVPAVENGYAIGDDPGRVRQLYALGARYMTLTHNGHNVLADAAIPRADLDDPVALHGGLSALGREAISAMNDCGMLVDISHVSRDSMLQAVECSRTPVVATHSCARALCDHPRNLDDRQLDRLAESGGLVQVTAMSSFLKAPALGRATVDDLAHHVAYIARRIGVAHVGVSSDFDGGGGIEGWSDAAQGANVTAALVRQGFTPEEIVAIWGGNFLRLMELAESARRG